The window ATGTTTAACAATATTAATGTTAGACCCGTATCAGATATTTTTTGTGGATTTTCAATTAAGCTTTGGAATTACATTTGCACTTGGATTTTTCATGCAAAACCAAAATAAATAAAAGGAAAAAATGGAACAAATAAAAAATTTATTAAAAGAATCGCAGATACAATTTTCATCAAAACTAACAACCTCCGAAAAGAGAGAAGAGTTAAACAACCTTACAATAAAATGTAGTACTTGCACAAAATGTCCTCTAGCAAAACAAGGAAGAACTCAAACAGTTTTTGGATATGGAAACATTAACACAAAATTAATGTTTGTTGGCGAAGGACCAGGAAGAGATGAAGATGCTCAAGGAAAACCATTCGTCGGACGCGCCGGAAAACTTTTAACAAAAATCATAGAAGCTATGAAATTAAAACGAGAAGATGTATATATCTCGAATGTCGTAAAATGTCGCCCACCAGAAAACAGAACCCCACTTCCATCCGAAAGCCAAATTTGCAAAAATTTATATCTATTTAAAGAAATAAGTATTATTAAACCACAAATAATTTGCACACTTGGCAGCTGCGCAACTCAAGCACTGCTCGGCGAAGAAATTCGCATCGGCAAAGCTCGTGGAAATTTTCATACATTTGATAACATTTTAGTTATGCCAACTTATCACCCTGCTTATCTTTTACGCAATCCAGAAGAAAAGAGAAAAGTATGGGAAGATATGCAAAAAATAATAGAAAAGCTTAGCAATATTTCTATATGAAAATATCATTAAAAATAATTTCACCTGGAAATAATCATTGTGGATAACTTGTGGATAACTTGTGGATAACTTGTGGATAACTTGTGGATAACCTTTCGAAACAACCTATCTAATCAACTAAAACCAAATGGCGCGCTTTGGGCGGTTTTTATAAAATGCGATTCAATAACAGAATTGAAGGTGTTAATTTATACTAAAAAATAACTTATACACACTTTATCCACAAGTTATCCACAGGTTATCCACAATTCTCGCAAACCCATAACCCCTCTAGTAATCAAATAAAACTCGATTTTGCGACTGAGTTATCCACAATTTACCTCTATACTCACTAACAACGTTCTTTATATTTATATAACTATTAAGTTAATTAAGAGAACTCAAAAATAAAGTAAGAAAACCAGAAGTAAAAAGTAAGTTGCTTCACTTTTTTGAAAAAAGATCTAAACTTGAAGCTTAAGGTAATTTGTTAGGGTTTATTAAAACAAAAAGAGATAATTCTGTGAAACTAGATGATGTTATTGAAGGTTTGGTCGAAGACCGTGGACTTGATAGAGAAAAAGTTATAATAGCGGTATGCGAAGGAATCCTTGCTGCATACAATAAAAAATTTCCACAATATGAATTTTCTGTAAGTTTTAATAAAAAAACCAGAGAACCTGAAGTTTTCACTAAAAAACAAATTGTTGAAGATGTTCAAAGCGAAGAATCTCAAATCTTGCTAAAAAAAGCTAAAAAAATAAACACCGAAGCGTCCGTTGGCCAAGAAATAGAAGTGCCATTTGAAGAAAAAATAGGCAGAATTGAAATTTTGGTCGCAAGACAAGTTATCGCAAATAAAATTAGAAAAATTGAACAAGATGCTGTTTTTGCAGAGTTTGAAGACAAGGCAAATACAATTGTTAACGGAATTGTTCATAAAAAAGAGCGCTCCGGATATGTCGTACAGCTTGGAGATGTAATGACGTTACTTCCTCTTTCCGGAGTAATTCCAGGAGAGATTTTTAGAATGGGCGTGCCCGTTCGCGCTTTACTTTCAGAAGTTTTAAGAACTCCAAGAAGCGATTATCAGTTAATTTTAGACCGCGCATCTGCGGATTTTGTTAAAAAACTTTTTGAAATAGAAATTCCTGAAATTTTTGAGGGAATTGTTGAGATAAAGAAAATTGTTAGAGTTCCTGGATATAAAACAAAAATAGCCGTAGCCTCTCACCGAAAAGAAATTGACCCTGTTGGAACGTGTGTGGGTGTCGATGGTGTTAGAATTAAGCCTATTTTAAAAGAGCTTAGTGGTGAAAAAATTGATGTAAT of the Candidatus Dependentiae bacterium genome contains:
- a CDS encoding uracil-DNA glycosylase; its protein translation is MEQIKNLLKESQIQFSSKLTTSEKREELNNLTIKCSTCTKCPLAKQGRTQTVFGYGNINTKLMFVGEGPGRDEDAQGKPFVGRAGKLLTKIIEAMKLKREDVYISNVVKCRPPENRTPLPSESQICKNLYLFKEISIIKPQIICTLGSCATQALLGEEIRIGKARGNFHTFDNILVMPTYHPAYLLRNPEEKRKVWEDMQKIIEKLSNISI
- the nusA gene encoding transcription termination factor NusA, which translates into the protein MLGFIKTKRDNSVKLDDVIEGLVEDRGLDREKVIIAVCEGILAAYNKKFPQYEFSVSFNKKTREPEVFTKKQIVEDVQSEESQILLKKAKKINTEASVGQEIEVPFEEKIGRIEILVARQVIANKIRKIEQDAVFAEFEDKANTIVNGIVHKKERSGYVVQLGDVMTLLPLSGVIPGEIFRMGVPVRALLSEVLRTPRSDYQLILDRASADFVKKLFEIEIPEIFEGIVEIKKIVRVPGYKTKIAVASHRKEIDPVGTCVGVDGVRIKPILKELSGEKIDVIQWDNSLENLVKNSLKPAEVDKVEIVDDRTAMVWLAQDQRSLAIGKLGRNILLASRLTGVEINLQQVSSDAEKDNKLEDSLLESDTED